In one window of Rhodanobacter sp. FDAARGOS 1247 DNA:
- a CDS encoding glycosyltransferase family 2 protein — protein sequence MNRLSIILPAKNEAPALAALLPRLRAAHPDAEIIVVDDGSTDDTRSICKGNEITCLSAPYSMGNGAAIKRGARAASGDILVFMDGDGQHDPADIKRLLDQLNRGYDMVVGARDWDSQAGVGRGLANTLYNWLATRMTGHPVLDLTSGFRAVRADKFREFLHLLPNGFSYPTTSTMAFFRSAYAVAYIPIKAAQRVGRSHIKPLRDGLRFLLIIFKIATLYSPLKLFVPASVVFFLLGCANYAWTFMHEGRLTNMSTLLWSAAVIVFLIGLVSEQITGLMYRRDA from the coding sequence TTGAATCGCCTCAGCATCATCCTGCCCGCCAAGAATGAAGCGCCCGCCTTGGCGGCCCTGCTGCCGCGCCTGCGTGCCGCCCACCCCGACGCCGAAATCATCGTGGTCGACGACGGCTCCACCGACGACACCCGCAGCATCTGCAAGGGCAACGAGATCACCTGCCTCAGCGCGCCGTACTCCATGGGCAACGGCGCGGCGATCAAGCGCGGCGCCCGGGCTGCCAGCGGCGACATCCTGGTGTTCATGGACGGGGACGGCCAGCACGACCCCGCGGACATCAAGCGCCTGCTCGACCAGCTGAACCGCGGCTACGACATGGTCGTCGGCGCCCGTGACTGGGACAGCCAGGCCGGGGTCGGCCGCGGCCTGGCCAACACCTTGTACAACTGGCTGGCCACCCGCATGACCGGCCACCCGGTGCTCGATCTCACCTCGGGCTTCCGCGCCGTTCGCGCGGACAAGTTCCGCGAATTCCTGCACCTGCTGCCCAACGGCTTCAGCTACCCCACCACCAGCACCATGGCGTTCTTCCGCAGCGCCTACGCCGTGGCCTACATCCCCATCAAGGCTGCCCAGCGCGTCGGGCGTAGCCACATCAAGCCCCTGCGCGACGGCCTGCGTTTCCTGCTGATCATCTTCAAGATCGCCACGCTCTACTCGCCGCTGAAGTTGTTCGTGCCGGCGAGCGTGGTGTTCTTTTTGCTGGGCTGCGCGAACTATGCGTGGACCTTCATGCATGAGGGGCGCCTCACCAACATGAGCACGCTGCTGTGGAGTGCGGCGGTGATCGTATTTCTGATCGGGTTGGTTTCCGAGCAGATCACAGGCTTGATGTATCGACGCGATGCCTGA
- a CDS encoding glycosyltransferase — protein sequence MAKRLTDRFHVVALVPSAPGAASREILDGVEVIRYRYAPRRFETLVNDGGIVNNLRRNRWKIFLVPTFVLAQAWRTWRLLRSRKVDVIHAHWLLPQGLIVALLRQLSRRVPPFLVTSHGADLFALRGRGLNVLKRFVVRRAASVTVVSEAMRDELARIGADVGAVDVQPMGVDLTARFIPDIATERSRDEILFVGRLVEKKGLRYLIDAMPEILKLHPAAYLTVAGFGPEDMERQAQVRSLDLQSKVCFVGAISQSELPVLYRRAAVFVAPFVQTPGGDQEGLGLVTVEAAGCGCAVVMSDLPTTRDIFNGGRVHLTVPRSAKSIADSVCSVLSRVTIGDEVEARDALYEKFDWSAVAENYGEILFGLVDGGER from the coding sequence TTGGCCAAGCGCCTCACCGATCGATTCCATGTCGTCGCCCTGGTGCCCAGTGCACCAGGTGCCGCGAGCCGAGAAATTCTCGATGGCGTCGAAGTGATTCGGTACCGCTATGCACCCAGGCGCTTCGAAACGCTCGTCAACGACGGCGGTATCGTCAACAACCTGCGCCGCAACCGCTGGAAGATATTCCTGGTGCCCACCTTCGTGCTGGCGCAGGCATGGCGAACCTGGCGCTTGTTGCGCAGTAGAAAGGTCGATGTAATCCACGCCCATTGGCTGCTTCCTCAGGGACTGATCGTTGCGCTGCTGCGCCAACTGTCCAGACGAGTGCCGCCTTTCCTGGTCACCTCGCACGGCGCCGATCTGTTTGCCCTGCGAGGAAGGGGGCTGAACGTGCTCAAGCGGTTCGTCGTTCGCAGGGCTGCATCGGTTACCGTGGTCAGCGAGGCCATGCGCGATGAACTGGCACGGATTGGAGCGGATGTCGGTGCTGTCGATGTCCAGCCCATGGGGGTCGATCTGACCGCGCGGTTCATCCCCGACATCGCCACGGAGCGATCCCGCGATGAAATTCTCTTCGTGGGGAGGCTGGTGGAGAAAAAGGGGCTGCGTTACTTGATTGATGCCATGCCCGAAATATTGAAATTGCATCCGGCGGCATATTTGACGGTCGCGGGATTTGGGCCGGAAGACATGGAGCGCCAAGCGCAGGTGCGTAGCTTGGACTTGCAGTCGAAAGTTTGCTTTGTCGGCGCGATTTCCCAGTCTGAGTTGCCGGTGCTATATCGGCGTGCGGCGGTGTTTGTTGCGCCATTTGTACAGACACCAGGTGGTGATCAGGAGGGCCTGGGACTGGTCACGGTAGAGGCCGCTGGCTGCGGCTGCGCGGTCGTAATGAGCGACCTTCCCACGACGCGCGATATATTCAATGGAGGGCGAGTCCACTTGACGGTACCTAGATCGGCCAAGTCCATTGCAGACTCGGTATGCTCAGTGTTGAGTCGCGTAACAATCGGGGACGAGGTCGAAGCGAGAGACGCCTTATATGAAAAATTCGACTGGTCAGCAGTTGCCGAAAATTATGGAGAGATACTCTTCGGATTGGTTGATGGCGGTGAGCGTTGA
- a CDS encoding bifunctional 2-polyprenyl-6-hydroxyphenol methylase/3-demethylubiquinol 3-O-methyltransferase UbiG codes for MLFKNLFATMLKRQYARTMRDAYAFARSSALLHPARDVLDCGSGSGHELLATFGQCGTDKEGFHYAGLEWSRVAVEQGQAKGLDIVEADLNRALPIETGSKDCVIAYSVIEHLLMPCSFVNECHRVLRPGGRLIILTPNISTYFTAIQILLGKMPSSGPHPDSNSLIESEQPVSVSGVVRDDVTTGTPQHRHLVVFSFRVLREFLQSAGFVVERARGFGYYPLPMFLQPMFERMDATHCHQMVFVCTRPA; via the coding sequence ATGTTGTTTAAAAATTTATTCGCTACCATGCTCAAGAGGCAGTATGCACGGACCATGCGTGATGCCTATGCCTTCGCAAGAAGTTCGGCACTCTTGCATCCTGCCCGTGACGTACTTGATTGTGGCAGCGGTAGCGGGCATGAGCTTCTTGCCACTTTTGGTCAGTGCGGTACGGACAAAGAGGGGTTCCATTACGCCGGATTGGAGTGGAGTAGGGTGGCCGTAGAACAGGGGCAGGCGAAAGGTCTTGATATCGTAGAGGCAGATCTCAATCGCGCGCTTCCCATCGAAACGGGTTCGAAGGATTGCGTCATAGCATATTCGGTGATTGAGCACTTATTGATGCCTTGCTCATTTGTCAATGAATGTCACCGTGTACTGAGGCCCGGTGGCAGGCTGATCATCCTGACTCCGAACATTAGTACCTATTTCACTGCGATCCAGATACTGCTTGGAAAAATGCCATCCTCTGGGCCGCATCCAGACTCCAATAGTCTAATTGAATCAGAGCAACCGGTCAGCGTATCAGGAGTCGTCCGCGATGATGTTACGACTGGTACGCCACAGCACCGTCACCTTGTGGTTTTCAGTTTTCGGGTCTTGCGCGAATTTCTTCAGTCCGCCGGGTTCGTGGTCGAACGCGCACGAGGATTTGGTTACTATCCTCTCCCCATGTTTCTGCAGCCCATGTTTGAGCGAATGGATGCCACGCATTGCCATCAGATGGTATTTGTTTGCACGCGTCCCGCATGA
- a CDS encoding glycosyltransferase family 4 protein, which translates to MRLLLISKRSPQQRDLIERPYGRFHHIAAELASRGHEVQVLLCSHRSLPSSRIRIANVDWLSSDVRTLGIGSFLRELNQYAAEFEPDWIVGMSDIYYGWIASRIGRAMGARVAIDAYDNYEAYMPWNLPLHLLWRRSIRTADLVTAAGPQLAQRLQSHRRDGHPVEVIPMAADPEFRPLDKQACRRVLGLPAERHLIGYVGSWGRNRGTAMLIDAFRRARALRPDLQLVLSGKPPPEALAEPGILCTGYLSDAQMPNLINALDVACVVTADTSFGRYSYPAKLCEAMACNVPVVATNTEPVSWMLAGDADHLVHHGDAAGFAERMLDLLDRPRAEYGPRPTWNMHSKQFEHLLITLSRQ; encoded by the coding sequence TTGCGTCTTTTGCTCATCTCAAAACGCAGTCCGCAGCAACGCGATCTGATTGAACGGCCCTATGGCCGGTTCCACCATATTGCGGCGGAACTTGCTTCGCGTGGACATGAAGTTCAGGTGCTCCTTTGCAGTCACCGAAGCTTGCCATCCTCTCGTATCCGAATCGCCAATGTGGACTGGCTAAGTTCGGACGTACGAACGCTCGGCATCGGCAGCTTTCTTCGAGAGCTTAATCAATACGCCGCTGAGTTTGAGCCGGACTGGATCGTGGGCATGTCCGACATCTATTACGGTTGGATCGCGAGCAGGATAGGCCGCGCAATGGGAGCACGTGTTGCTATCGACGCCTACGACAACTACGAGGCCTACATGCCTTGGAACCTGCCTTTGCATTTACTGTGGAGAAGGTCGATCCGTACCGCTGATCTGGTGACGGCCGCAGGCCCTCAGTTGGCCCAGCGACTGCAGTCACATCGCAGAGACGGACACCCGGTAGAGGTCATTCCCATGGCTGCGGACCCGGAGTTCCGGCCACTGGATAAGCAGGCCTGTCGTCGTGTGCTGGGGTTGCCGGCTGAAAGGCACCTGATTGGCTACGTGGGAAGCTGGGGAAGAAATCGAGGCACGGCCATGTTGATCGACGCGTTCCGGCGAGCGCGTGCACTGCGGCCAGATCTTCAACTGGTGCTCAGCGGCAAGCCGCCACCGGAAGCACTAGCCGAACCAGGCATACTCTGTACCGGCTACCTGTCTGATGCGCAGATGCCCAATTTGATTAATGCATTGGACGTAGCCTGCGTGGTCACTGCTGACACAAGCTTCGGTCGATACAGCTACCCTGCCAAGCTATGCGAAGCCATGGCGTGCAATGTGCCAGTCGTAGCCACAAATACCGAACCGGTGAGCTGGATGCTTGCGGGAGACGCCGATCATCTCGTCCATCATGGAGATGCCGCGGGCTTTGCCGAACGCATGCTGGATCTTCTGGACAGGCCGCGAGCGGAATATGGACCGCGCCCCACGTGGAATATGCATTCAAAGCAATTTGAACATCTACTGATCACCTTGTCCCGCCAGTAG
- a CDS encoding glycosyltransferase family 2 protein — translation MNSFSEHDDTTSPRISIIVATWNASKTIERCLHSVIEQNFSDWELLIADGGSDDGTVELLRKYQSHIFWWQSKRDKGIYDAWNQALVHARGEYVCFLGADDALADINVLSRICNAIGTQTYDLVSSRGLIFDPRNNKKSIFGGPWNYKRLGRRMVMCHPGLLHRRTLFQRYGQFDARYRIAGDLDFLLRLPVSTRTMHLDIVSVLIEAMGISRSSVLPRLREQREALVRSDRHGVVRAYLAWLDKLWRYPIARLFNIPH, via the coding sequence ATGAACTCCTTCAGTGAGCACGACGACACCACCTCCCCAAGAATTTCCATTATCGTGGCGACATGGAATGCGTCAAAGACCATTGAGCGTTGTCTGCATTCCGTCATCGAGCAAAATTTTTCGGACTGGGAATTGCTAATCGCAGACGGCGGCTCGGACGACGGCACAGTTGAACTACTTCGTAAGTACCAGTCTCATATTTTCTGGTGGCAAAGCAAAAGAGACAAAGGTATCTACGATGCTTGGAATCAGGCACTCGTGCATGCGAGAGGCGAGTATGTCTGCTTTCTTGGTGCGGACGACGCTTTGGCCGATATCAACGTGCTGTCACGGATCTGCAACGCAATTGGAACGCAGACCTATGATTTAGTGTCATCTCGGGGCCTGATCTTTGACCCGAGAAACAATAAGAAGAGCATCTTTGGCGGACCATGGAACTATAAACGCTTGGGGCGCCGCATGGTAATGTGTCATCCCGGCCTACTCCATCGGCGCACATTATTCCAGCGCTACGGACAATTCGACGCCCGATACCGTATCGCTGGCGATCTCGATTTTCTACTTCGTCTACCCGTTAGTACACGGACCATGCATCTGGACATTGTCAGTGTCTTGATCGAAGCCATGGGCATCAGTCGGAGCAGTGTTCTTCCACGACTAAGGGAGCAACGCGAAGCACTTGTCCGAAGCGATCGCCACGGCGTGGTTCGCGCTTATCTCGCTTGGCTAGACAAGCTCTGGCGTTATCCCATCGCACGACTTTTCAACATCCCGCATTGA
- a CDS encoding FkbM family methyltransferase: MRHIGQRFGIDIHRHRPESSEYGRLSRMLSCQNINLVFDVGANVGQFAKSLRRAGYKHRLVSFEPLSSAHRTLLHNSRKDLLWEVAPRCAIGDREEEIEIHVSGNSVSSSALNMLNEHMVAAPDSKYVGIEYASVSRLDDIAISYLKDDDAKFFLKIDTQGYEDRVLDGASNLLTDARGLHMELSFVALYDGQKLFDDLVQRLSSLGFAIWAIWPGLCDPRSGRMLQVDVTFFRR; the protein is encoded by the coding sequence GTGAGGCATATCGGCCAGCGATTTGGCATTGATATTCACAGGCATAGACCAGAAAGCTCGGAATATGGTCGGTTGTCGCGCATGCTTTCATGTCAGAACATCAACTTGGTGTTCGATGTAGGGGCCAACGTGGGCCAGTTTGCCAAGTCGTTGCGGCGGGCAGGCTATAAGCATCGCCTCGTCTCATTCGAGCCTCTATCTTCCGCGCATCGAACGCTGCTGCACAACAGCCGGAAGGATTTGTTGTGGGAAGTTGCACCGCGCTGCGCCATAGGTGATCGCGAGGAAGAGATCGAAATTCATGTCTCTGGAAATTCCGTAAGTAGTTCAGCACTTAACATGTTAAATGAACATATGGTCGCTGCACCCGACTCCAAGTATGTTGGTATCGAGTACGCATCCGTATCGAGGCTTGACGACATTGCCATCAGTTATTTAAAAGATGATGACGCCAAGTTCTTTTTGAAGATAGACACACAAGGTTACGAGGATCGCGTGCTCGATGGTGCCAGCAACTTGCTAACGGACGCCAGGGGATTGCATATGGAGTTGTCTTTTGTGGCTCTCTATGACGGGCAGAAATTATTTGATGATCTGGTGCAACGCCTTAGCTCTCTCGGTTTTGCCATCTGGGCAATTTGGCCAGGCCTCTGCGACCCTCGCAGTGGCCGCATGCTTCAGGTCGACGTAACTTTTTTCCGCCGTTGA
- a CDS encoding GDP-mannose 4,6-dehydratase translates to MKRALIFGVGGQDGGYLAQLLLSKGYEVYGSSRDAQVTTFANLHALGIRDRVRCVSIAANDFRSVLQALARIQPDEIYNLSGQSSVGLSFDQPVETMESISTATLNLLEAIRFIGSPVRLYSAGSGECYGETGGVVCDEATPFRPRSPYAVAKATAYWQVANYREAYSLFACTGILFNHESPHRPERFVTRKITAAASRIADGSKEKLLLGNLSISRDWGWAPDYVEAMWAMLQQPRPDDFVIATGVSHTLEDFVDLAFSELSLKWRDHVSVDPQLFRPTDLTKNAANPGKAHRVLNWRAKHDMRYVVKAMLDAETSRSTFPKLAHRASTLN, encoded by the coding sequence ATGAAGCGCGCGTTGATTTTCGGTGTTGGTGGCCAAGATGGGGGATATCTGGCCCAATTACTATTGAGCAAGGGTTATGAGGTCTATGGGTCCTCCCGCGATGCTCAAGTGACCACGTTCGCCAATTTGCACGCATTGGGTATACGTGACCGTGTTCGATGCGTGTCCATTGCTGCAAACGATTTCCGCAGTGTGCTGCAGGCTCTCGCCAGAATTCAGCCTGACGAAATTTATAACCTTTCTGGACAGAGTTCCGTTGGCCTCTCCTTTGATCAGCCCGTCGAAACAATGGAAAGCATAAGTACAGCCACGCTCAATCTGCTTGAGGCGATCCGTTTCATCGGCAGCCCCGTGCGTCTATATAGTGCTGGCTCTGGCGAGTGTTACGGAGAGACTGGGGGAGTGGTCTGTGATGAAGCGACGCCATTCCGGCCTCGTAGTCCGTATGCGGTGGCAAAGGCCACCGCATACTGGCAGGTGGCTAATTATCGAGAAGCTTATTCTCTGTTCGCATGCACGGGTATACTTTTCAATCACGAATCGCCGCATCGGCCCGAGCGCTTCGTAACACGAAAAATCACTGCGGCCGCATCCCGAATTGCAGACGGGAGTAAAGAAAAGCTGCTACTGGGCAACCTTTCAATTTCGCGGGACTGGGGTTGGGCACCTGACTACGTCGAGGCCATGTGGGCTATGCTTCAGCAGCCACGGCCCGATGATTTCGTGATCGCCACCGGCGTCAGTCATACGTTGGAAGACTTTGTAGATCTCGCTTTCTCAGAGCTGAGCTTGAAATGGCGCGATCATGTCAGCGTTGATCCACAACTCTTTAGGCCTACGGATCTGACCAAGAACGCAGCCAATCCAGGCAAAGCTCATCGAGTACTGAATTGGCGTGCTAAACACGATATGCGATATGTCGTAAAGGCGATGCTCGACGCGGAAACCTCCAGAAGCACTTTCCCAAAGCTCGCCCATCGAGCCTCCACATTAAATTAG
- a CDS encoding glycosyltransferase family 1 protein: MHITYDYQIFGFQKYGGVSRYFHEIATLIPCIAGDTVDVFSPLYVNEYIRSEARTRVWGLKIPQTRPNLIAARITNVALTTLRSTVSRSSDIFHETYYSKRDHGPRSAKRIITVYDMIHEKFFESFPHADKVRRAKKSAIRRADHVICISENTRRDLIEITGIPEEVTSVVHLGYALTNIPQSALPDWQKSPYILYVGLRDGYKNFHRLLAAYSNSGLQRDFLLVCFGGGPLKDREISLIRSLGLQPQNIIVLSGDDSVLSALYVSASAFVYPSLYEGFGIPPLEAMSLGCPVACSNTSSLPEVVGAAAELFDPRDVDDMGAALSRVLLSTDHSKDLIRLGHERIKHFSWAKCANETLNVYRQLVGG, translated from the coding sequence ATGCACATCACCTACGACTACCAGATATTCGGATTCCAAAAGTACGGTGGCGTCTCGCGATACTTTCATGAGATCGCGACACTAATTCCATGTATTGCAGGCGACACGGTAGACGTCTTTTCCCCGCTATATGTTAATGAATACATCCGAAGCGAAGCTCGCACTCGAGTTTGGGGGCTCAAGATTCCGCAGACCCGCCCGAATTTGATCGCCGCGCGGATCACAAACGTCGCACTGACAACATTGAGAAGCACCGTAAGTCGAAGTTCGGATATTTTCCACGAAACATACTATTCGAAGCGTGATCACGGCCCTAGGTCAGCCAAGCGGATCATTACTGTCTACGACATGATTCACGAGAAGTTTTTCGAATCATTTCCCCACGCTGATAAAGTTCGGCGGGCAAAGAAATCGGCCATTCGTCGGGCTGATCATGTGATATGCATTTCGGAGAACACTCGACGCGACTTGATTGAAATAACCGGCATCCCCGAGGAGGTGACCTCAGTGGTTCACCTCGGATACGCTTTAACCAATATACCGCAGAGCGCCCTACCCGACTGGCAAAAATCGCCCTACATACTATATGTTGGTTTACGCGACGGATATAAAAATTTCCACCGCCTTCTCGCCGCCTACTCGAACTCCGGTCTTCAGAGGGACTTCTTGTTAGTTTGTTTTGGTGGAGGGCCGCTAAAGGATCGAGAGATTTCGCTGATTCGTTCGCTGGGTCTCCAACCCCAGAATATCATCGTCCTTTCTGGTGACGACAGTGTGCTATCAGCTCTCTACGTATCAGCTTCTGCCTTTGTATATCCATCTCTATACGAAGGATTTGGTATCCCTCCGCTGGAGGCCATGTCTCTAGGCTGTCCAGTTGCGTGCTCGAACACCAGCTCCCTGCCCGAAGTGGTGGGGGCGGCGGCCGAGCTTTTTGATCCGCGCGATGTGGACGACATGGGCGCGGCGCTTTCCAGAGTCCTGTTGTCAACGGACCACTCCAAAGACCTGATCAGGCTCGGACACGAGCGGATCAAGCACTTTTCTTGGGCAAAATGTGCGAATGAGACCTTGAACGTCTACAGACAGCTTGTGGGGGGGTGA